The Schistocerca gregaria isolate iqSchGreg1 unplaced genomic scaffold, iqSchGreg1.2 ptg000097l, whole genome shotgun sequence DNA segment ACGCCCGCCCACAGGGGCAgcaggcagccggcagccggcggcCGCAGCCGCGCTCCACTTTCTCGCTTGCGTCCTACCGCCgctgcgtccttcttctgctccggGGCCTACTGTGAAGACGCGCTCACCGACTTTGTCTCGTACATACGCGACTGACGAGCTGTCCCGCGTGGTCACCTTCCTGTGACGTTCCACTTCGTGGTCACCTTGTTGTGCTACCGACAGTGACGTCACATTTCCACAGGACGGGGTAACAGTTCAGTCTCAATTCTCGTCACCGAATATCAGTGAATGAGGGGTGTGTGTGCAGATTGCTTGCTCGTCGATGTCCTTAGGTACCTACGCGAGCGATACGCTCCACTTGACGTATTGTTTGTTGCCGACGTTAGTGCTAGGGCGTGGTGCAACCGGTGTGACACGATCATCGGCACCTGTCTCGAGGCACCTGGCCCCTATCAGAATGCACGCTTTTGGAATTTTTTACGGTAAACTTGTCCGTAATGCTCAGCGCCTTCCTTGCAGCGCCCTTCCCACGTGACGATCACAGACTGACCAGCATTACTACATAATCGAAAACGGACCGTTTTGAAAGCCTTCTTTCGCCGACGGATTGCATTTCCGTACAGTTTTTCCAACAAACCTGAGCCTAGTTGCTGGTTTTTGTGCAGTTtccttatacgatcattccactttaatGCGCTCCGGGCGGTCACTCTCGCTTCTTTTACAGtagggcggccgcggtggccgagcggttctaggtgctacagtctggaaccgcgctaccgctacggtcgcaggttcgaatcctgcttcgggcatggatgtgtgtgatgtccttaggttagttaggtttaagtggttctaagttctagggtactgatgacccatagtgctcagagcgatttgaaccttttttttaatagTAGGCGCTGTATCCATCGATTTCTCACCAATAATGTAAGCCACTCAAATTAAAACGAAAGAAGTGGAAAAGTTAACTAAAGTCtttattgtttcaaaattaatCGTCATATTAGTTAATTAATTTATGTCACTGTGAGACGAGACCATCAACGTCTTCATTGAGAAATGTCTGCTGTTGACTGAGAAACCGTGATTATAGCCAGGCGTTCGCACCTCTCCATCCGATGCAGATTGACCGCTGCGTGTCTCTTTCTCCAGGGGTACAAAAATAAGGAAATCGCAACTGTACGGAGAATTTCCCAATTGCGTAGTGTAATGGAAACGAGTCGACGTCGGGCGTTACCCCGCAACAAGGTGGTGCCGTCCGTCATAGTTGTGCGTTAACTGTGGCGTCGTGATCCACAAAGCCAGCGAGCAGGGAGATGgtgattgtgtgtgtttgtgtgtgtgtgtgtgtgtgtgtgtgtgtgtgtgtgtgtgtgtgtgtgtgtgtctgccggaGCGCTCGACGCCGTCCACTGCACAGTGACCAACCTGTACGTGTCCCCAGCCCACCAATCCTGTCCGGTGCTCCGTAAGTTTGTTTTATGTGCACTAAACGACGGGGCACACTGTACCGCATTTTATCCGTAAATGAAACTGACCACGGACATCTACTGGCCTGTGGAGTCTGGACGTCACGGACGAGGTGAGCTGGCAACATTTCTGTTTGCGGAATACATGCCGAATCCTGTAGAGAAGATTTCAGTTCTCCACGAACGAGTTCAATGTGTCTGCAATAATTAGGCTCTGGCGATTTGGGCCTTTACTTTGAGAACGGCGGAAAACTTATCAGAGACTAGGTTCTCTAACCGGTTGCGTTACGATGCACGTGACAGACGGAAAATTTCGTTTTCTTAAGATGTGTTTATTATGTTATATTTCGTAATGggcagatgcagcaatgccgtatctgtctgtcgaactgacgcggcaAGGTGCGTTCCGTCGCTCCGTTTTCGACGGCAAGTCGGAGACTGTGGTCCGGAATTACGTTCCCTTGGGAAAAGAGCTCTTCGGCTAGTCCAAAAGAGGCGGCGAAATTCTGGCGAGCGAACTGCGGGAGACAGCCGCGAAAAGGGCGGGTCGCTCTGTGAACTACCCGCTTTTCGGACCTTTTCATCACTTTCAGAGTTTTCAATCGGGTACTGTCGACATTCGTGGCCATAGCTCGCCAATACGAGGTTGCAGTGTATTTTAGTCGAGTCATCTGATGTGACGCCGGTGGCATTTGTTACgtcatatacaaaataaattacatatatttcttatatatttttatttttaatttatgagcatgtattTTTATTTGGTTTGGGCATGactctctcagggatattatcttttgttatcacttttacttaggtgcgtaagtaaatatgaaacggattcttgaagggccgctgttatgtaccaactttagattttgaacgtggtgactaaaatatagtttccattaactgaattgaatgtaattttgttaatttctgtttattgattGCAAATCAAGACTTGAGAGAACTTTGATTGTTGCCGTGAAGCGGCcaggataaaacttactgaactcatggaatctgtataatttaaaaattaattatctgttccagtttaaaaaggttcttataacgaaatctctcgcatttacagttactgttaacactttgaaaaataaattaatacttcgacgCGTAATGACCGACCAgagagatgagcttctcgcagcgcaaattactggaaaaatgctaattaaaaataattagccactgcgagcagttgaggtgacaactattacaaagaaactgAATTTGTGATAACAATAACAAGTTTATTGTAtcagaaatacgaataacttacataaaatatgtgtaccgCTAAGTGACTGCCCTCCGtacagcgaaacaaaacagtgtgtgtaccataaagtacgtccttcctccttggccgtacaatcgcgtctctttcgatccttttttattttcatagacattaaataaatgtGCTACTcttaagtaccagatagggttgattgaagagataaagaagatccaacggagagcagcgcgtttcgtttcaggatcatttagtaatcgcgaaagcgttacggagatgatagataaactccagtggaagactctgcaggagagacgctcagtagctcggtgcgggcttttgttgaagtttggagaacataccttcaccgaggagtcaagtaggctccctcctacgtatatctgacgaagagaccatgaggatagagattagagcccacacagaagcataccgacaatccttctttccacgaacaatacgacgctGGAATAGAAGGAATACCTTAACTGCGGTTTACAACCGTTAAAAATGTCAATATCTGTGCGACCGTCACACTGGGAAGGCATACATGCAACGGCAAGTGGAAGAATGAGAGCGAGGGGGCGCCGCGCGCAGCCTGAGCCCCGGCAGCGCCGTGACGGGCGGCCGCGGCCCGGACCCGGACCCGGCCTGTCCCGCCCACGGCTGCCCTGCCGCTGGCGCTCCCACGCGGTGCCCCGGGAGCCAGCAGGCCGGCCGGCAgtgggcggcggccgcggcggcacAGTCTTCTGCCGCACTCTGCTCTCCTCGCCACTTGCTGCAGGACAATCTTCCTCACTTTTCTTGTTCGAGCTCAAAACAGACTCTCTACGCAATAAAACTTGTACTCATCTTGTGCTCACGCCACGCCAAAGGAGTTTACCTGATTCTTTTTCAGATACTCGCcatactgactcgtttgatgcggcacgccacgactTCCCTCCTCGAGCCATCTTCGTCATCTAACTTACTACAATGCCCTTAAATATTTGTGGCACGCCTCCGAATCTCCATTTTCCCCCTACTATTTTCGCTCTCTGCGACTTCGTCTTTCTGGATTGAATCTCTCTCATGTCCTGACACACGTCCTTTCGTGCTATCCCTTTTTATTCTCAGGGTTTTTCACACGTTCCCTCAGTCGCCGATTCTCTGAGGAACCATTTCGCACCTTAGCAGCCCGTGATGATCTTGAAAACTTCCGGTGATGACTGAAGGTAAGGGCACAGGTCGGGAAACGTCCAAGTCGACAGTCGCCGTGAGACGTGTGACAGTGGTCCGGCTGTCGCTAGGAACGTAGGGTGCGCAGCTGCTGACGTCACACGCACGGCCGCCTGCCCGCGGGGCCTGTGTGCGCTGGGCGGGGCTCCGGGCGAACCGGAACGCGGGCGGACGGCTTTTACAGCCATTCTTACaaccaaaaattaatgtaaaccggAATACTTCGGCGATCCCACAAAAAATGGGCCACACCCAATGAAACAGCAATAATTTCAATGTCTTTGAAACAACAAAATTCAATAATTTACACTGACTAAATATTTTCACCGTCAACCTCTGGATTAACAACTATTAATCGCTTCTGCAATTTCAACATACGATATCTGAGACTACATAGCAAATCACTATATCCATCACCTGTCAAAGCTAAGTATCTGCATCTATTTTATTTTTCGGCTTATTAcgtcttttacatttttttaatacaaatgtttgTCACAACATCGCGTACCCCACAACTACACAGCAAAtgattacaacacaaacatctcatATTTAGTCGTATCTGTCTATTTATTTAATGACGAGTGTACTACTTTCCCAGT contains these protein-coding regions:
- the LOC126301740 gene encoding putative uncharacterized protein ASB16-AS1; the protein is MAVKAVRPRSGSPGAPPSAHRPRGQAAVRVTKWRGEQSAAEDCAAAAAAHCRPACWLPGHRVGAPAAGQPWAGQAGSGSGPRPPVTALPGLRLRAAPPRSHSSTCRCMYAFPV